In Streptomyces sp. NBC_00448, the following are encoded in one genomic region:
- a CDS encoding cation:dicarboxylate symporter family transporter, giving the protein MPVTPAGTPPTPQRDRTQYLYLAVIVAVLLGIATGFLWPHFARELKPLGTGFVSLIEMMISPVIFCTIALGVGSVRQAAKVGRVGGLALGYFVVMSAVALAIGLVVGNILHPGAGLHLTEATRHIGHTAAADAHVGPVDFLLGIIPTSLLSALTQGQVLQTLLVALLVGFGLQAMGRSGEPVLRGIGHLQKLVFRVLSMILWAAPIGAFGAMAAVIGETGTDALKALATIMIGFYTTCVLFIVVVLGTVLRLATGVNLFQLLKYLGREFLLILSTSSSESALPRLIAKMEHLGVSRPVVGVTVPAGYSFNLDGTMIYLTMASLFIADALDRPMGLGRQIGLLLFMMLASKGAAGVSGSGIAVLASGLQSHQPALVDGVGLIVGIDRFMSEARALTNFAGNAVATLLVGTWVHEVDKERVARVLAGELPFDERTLVDAEPASTPEGAGAPEVPAPGGAPDPAYG; this is encoded by the coding sequence ATGCCCGTAACGCCGGCGGGGACACCGCCCACCCCCCAGCGGGACCGCACACAGTACCTGTACCTCGCCGTGATCGTCGCGGTGCTGCTCGGCATCGCCACGGGCTTCCTGTGGCCGCACTTCGCCAGGGAACTCAAGCCGCTGGGAACCGGGTTCGTCTCCCTGATCGAGATGATGATCTCGCCGGTGATCTTCTGCACGATCGCGCTCGGCGTCGGCTCGGTCCGGCAGGCGGCGAAGGTCGGCCGGGTCGGCGGCCTCGCGCTCGGCTACTTCGTGGTCATGTCGGCGGTCGCGCTGGCCATCGGTCTGGTCGTCGGCAACATCCTGCACCCGGGCGCGGGGCTCCACCTGACCGAAGCGACCCGGCACATCGGCCATACCGCGGCGGCCGACGCCCACGTCGGCCCGGTCGACTTCCTGCTGGGCATCATCCCCACCAGCCTGCTGTCGGCCCTCACCCAGGGCCAGGTGCTCCAGACGCTGCTGGTCGCCCTGCTGGTCGGCTTCGGCCTCCAGGCGATGGGCCGCTCCGGCGAGCCGGTGCTGCGCGGCATCGGGCACCTCCAGAAGCTGGTGTTCCGGGTGCTGTCCATGATCCTGTGGGCGGCGCCGATCGGGGCGTTCGGGGCGATGGCCGCGGTCATCGGCGAGACGGGCACGGACGCGCTCAAGGCCCTGGCCACCATCATGATCGGCTTCTACACGACCTGCGTGCTGTTCATCGTCGTGGTGCTCGGCACGGTGCTGCGGCTGGCCACCGGCGTCAACCTGTTCCAGCTGCTGAAGTACCTGGGCCGGGAGTTCCTGCTGATCCTGTCCACCTCGTCGTCGGAGTCCGCGCTTCCCCGGCTCATCGCGAAGATGGAGCACCTGGGCGTCAGCCGCCCGGTCGTCGGTGTCACGGTGCCGGCCGGGTACTCCTTCAACCTCGACGGCACCATGATCTACCTGACCATGGCCTCGCTGTTCATCGCGGACGCGCTCGACCGGCCGATGGGTCTGGGCCGGCAGATCGGCCTGCTGCTGTTCATGATGCTGGCCTCCAAGGGCGCCGCGGGCGTGTCGGGTTCCGGCATCGCCGTCCTGGCCAGCGGCCTCCAGTCGCACCAGCCCGCGCTGGTCGACGGCGTCGGCCTGATCGTCGGCATCGACCGCTTCATGAGCGAGGCGCGCGCCTTGACCAACTTCGCCGGCAACGCGGTGGCCACCCTGCTCGTCGGGACCTGGGTGCACGAGGTCGACAAGGAGCGGGTCGCGCGGGTGCTGGCCGGCGAGTTGCCGTTCGACGAACGCACCCTGGTGGACGCGGAGCCGGCGTCCACCCCCGAGGGCGCCGGCGCCCCCGAGGTCCCCGCCCCCGGCGGCGCCCCGGACCCCGCCTACGGGTGA